One genomic region from Flagellimonas oceani encodes:
- a CDS encoding sigma-54 interaction domain-containing protein — translation MESVQSIKQRFELIGNDVKLNRAIEKAIQVAPTDISVLVTGESGVGKESIPKIIHSLSHRKHAKYIAVNCGAIPEGTIDSELFGHEKGAFTGATQTRSGYFEVADGGTIFLDEVGELPLTTQVRLLRVLENGEFLKVGSSQVQKTNVRIVAATNVNMFEAIEKEKFREDLYYRLSTVEINLPPLRDRRDDIHLLFRKFASDFGQKYKMPTIRLEDDAVNLLLKYRWPGNIRQLRNIAEQVSVLEENRNITASTLNSYLPNSTGSNLPAVVGQSKKEGDFSNEREILYKVLFDMKGDLNDLKKLTLELLKDNDSNKVQRENEGLIRKIYGNQEQEEEIEHEETPAELLHLPEPVLEPTPPAPSQLPPEDRYHFAEEIEEEETLSLQEKEIELIKKSLERNKGKRKAAAAELGISERTLYRKIKQYDL, via the coding sequence ATGGAAAGTGTACAATCCATAAAACAACGGTTCGAGCTTATCGGAAACGATGTAAAGCTCAACCGGGCAATAGAAAAAGCGATTCAGGTAGCCCCCACCGATATTTCGGTATTGGTGACGGGAGAAAGTGGTGTGGGAAAGGAATCCATCCCAAAGATCATCCACTCGCTCTCGCACCGAAAACATGCCAAATACATTGCGGTAAACTGCGGTGCCATTCCCGAGGGAACCATAGACAGTGAATTGTTCGGGCACGAAAAAGGTGCCTTTACAGGTGCCACACAGACCAGAAGCGGTTACTTTGAGGTTGCCGATGGCGGGACCATCTTCTTGGACGAGGTAGGGGAACTTCCGTTGACCACACAAGTACGTTTGCTAAGGGTACTCGAAAATGGAGAATTCCTAAAAGTTGGGTCATCCCAAGTACAAAAAACCAATGTTCGGATCGTGGCCGCTACCAATGTGAACATGTTCGAGGCCATTGAAAAAGAAAAATTTCGTGAAGACCTTTATTACCGTTTGAGCACGGTCGAAATCAATTTGCCCCCGCTCCGCGATAGAAGGGACGATATCCATCTGCTGTTCAGAAAGTTTGCTTCGGATTTTGGTCAGAAGTACAAAATGCCCACCATTCGGTTGGAGGACGATGCGGTAAACCTGTTGTTGAAATACCGTTGGCCCGGAAATATCCGTCAGCTAAGAAACATAGCGGAACAAGTATCTGTTCTGGAAGAAAATAGGAACATCACCGCTTCAACGTTGAACAGCTACCTTCCCAATTCCACCGGTTCCAATTTACCTGCCGTTGTGGGCCAGTCCAAAAAAGAAGGGGATTTTAGCAACGAGCGGGAGATTTTGTACAAAGTGCTCTTTGATATGAAAGGAGACCTGAACGACCTCAAAAAACTCACTTTGGAACTGTTGAAGGACAATGATTCCAATAAAGTGCAACGGGAAAACGAAGGACTGATCCGTAAAATTTATGGCAATCAAGAGCAAGAAGAAGAAATAGAGCACGAAGAAACACCTGCCGAATTGCTGCATTTGCCAGAACCAGTTTTGGAACCAACACCTCCGGCCCCGTCCCAGTTGCCCCCGGAAGATAGATATCATTTCGCAGAAGAAATCGAAGAAGAAGAAACCCTATCTTTACAGGAAAAGGAAATCGAATTGATCAAAAAATCGTTGGAGCGCAACAAAGGAAAACGCAAAGCGGCAGCAGCCGAACTCGGTATTTCGGAAAGAACGCTCTACAGAAAAATAAAGCAGTACGATCTTTAA
- a CDS encoding LptE family protein encodes MKKNRTKIGLLGIALFLQSCGAYNFSGADIGTAQSFQVNFFQNYADQTPGSVIVPGLGRDFTLALQDMINNLTSLSLTGSNGDLVYEGEIVEYKVIPMTATADQRTAQNRLTISVNVRFFNTTKEDSDFEKRFSFFYDFDAAAPLPSVQAAAHEEIFERLTQDIFNASLGNW; translated from the coding sequence ATGAAAAAAAATAGGACAAAGATCGGATTGCTGGGGATAGCACTCTTTCTACAAAGTTGTGGAGCCTATAACTTTTCCGGCGCCGATATCGGTACCGCACAAAGTTTTCAGGTCAATTTTTTCCAGAACTATGCCGATCAAACGCCGGGCTCGGTAATTGTACCGGGGTTGGGTAGGGATTTTACCTTGGCGCTCCAGGATATGATCAACAACCTTACCAGCCTTTCCCTTACTGGAAGCAACGGTGATCTGGTGTACGAAGGCGAAATTGTAGAATACAAAGTGATTCCCATGACGGCCACTGCCGACCAACGTACAGCACAAAACCGACTTACGATAAGCGTAAATGTTAGGTTCTTTAATACAACAAAAGAGGATTCCGATTTTGAAAAACGGTTTTCCTTCTTTTACGATTTTGATGCCGCCGCCCCTCTACCATCTGTACAGGCCGCTGCGCACGAGGAAATTTTTGAACGACTTACCCAGGACATTTTTAATGCCTCCTTGGGGAACTGGTAA
- the secG gene encoding preprotein translocase subunit SecG — MSTFTIFLVLIIIVCLLLVLVIMVQNPKGGGLSSSFGGSGNQVVGGVKKTGDFLDKSTWTLATLLIVLILLSNVSLKGNYSQADSKILQGDDTEIPETVPEEVPEQLPPANTTSPVDTIG, encoded by the coding sequence ATGAGCACGTTTACAATTTTTTTGGTACTGATCATTATCGTGTGCCTTTTGTTGGTCTTGGTCATTATGGTCCAGAATCCTAAAGGAGGTGGATTGTCCTCTTCCTTCGGAGGAAGTGGCAACCAAGTTGTTGGTGGTGTAAAGAAAACCGGGGACTTTTTGGATAAGAGTACTTGGACCCTTGCCACCTTATTGATTGTTTTGATATTGCTTTCCAATGTTTCACTTAAAGGAAACTACAGTCAAGCAGATTCCAAAATACTCCAAGGCGACGATACCGAAATACCAGAAACGGTTCCAGAGGAAGTACCAGAGCAACTTCCACCGGCCAACACTACAAGTCCAGTAGACACTATTGGATAA
- a CDS encoding co-chaperone GroES: MAKINIKPLADRVLIEPLQAETKTASGIIIPDNAKEKPQKGTVVAVGPGTKDEKVTVKVGDTVLYGKYAGTELKFDGTDYLMMRESDILAIV, encoded by the coding sequence ATGGCTAAAATTAATATCAAACCATTGGCAGACAGGGTTTTGATCGAGCCGCTACAGGCCGAGACCAAAACTGCCTCCGGTATCATCATCCCGGACAACGCAAAAGAAAAACCGCAAAAAGGAACCGTTGTGGCCGTTGGACCTGGAACCAAGGACGAAAAAGTGACCGTTAAAGTAGGTGATACCGTTCTTTATGGAAAATATGCCGGTACCGAGCTTAAGTTCGATGGCACCGACTATTTGATGATGCGCGAAAGCGATATTTTGGCAATTGTATAA
- the groL gene encoding chaperonin GroEL (60 kDa chaperone family; promotes refolding of misfolded polypeptides especially under stressful conditions; forms two stacked rings of heptamers to form a barrel-shaped 14mer; ends can be capped by GroES; misfolded proteins enter the barrel where they are refolded when GroES binds), whose product MAKDIKFDIDARDGLKRGVDKLAEAVKVTLGPKGRNVIISKSFGAPQVTKDGVSVAKEIELEDALEDMGAQMVKEVASKTNDQAGDGTTTATVLAQAIVKEGLKNVAAGANPMDLKRGIDKAVEALVADLEKQAKKVGNDSDKIKQVASISANNDDAIGDLIAKAFAKVGKEGVITVEEAKGTDTYVDVVEGMQFDRGYLSPYFVTDTDKMIADLENPYILLFDKKISNLQEILPILEPVAQSGRPLLIIAEDVEGQALATLVVNKLRGGLKIAAVKAPGFGDRRKAMLEDIAILTGGTVISEERGFSLENASLDMLGTAETVTIDKDNTTIVNGSGNASDIKARVNQIKAQIETTTSDYDKEKLQERLAKLAGGVAVLYVGAASEVEMKEKKDRVDDALHATRAAVEEGIVAGGGVALVRAKKVLEKLATDSLDETTGVQIVAKAIEAPLRTIVENAGGEGSVVIAKVLEGKKDFGYDAKSDQYVDMLKTGIIDPKKVTRIALENAASVSGMILTTECALTDIKEDAPSMPPMGGGGGMPGMM is encoded by the coding sequence ATGGCAAAAGATATTAAGTTTGACATAGATGCACGTGACGGACTGAAAAGAGGCGTTGACAAGTTGGCCGAGGCAGTAAAAGTGACCTTGGGACCAAAAGGTAGAAACGTTATCATCAGCAAATCATTTGGAGCACCACAAGTAACCAAAGATGGTGTATCTGTAGCAAAAGAAATCGAATTGGAAGACGCACTGGAAGATATGGGTGCGCAAATGGTGAAGGAAGTTGCTTCCAAAACCAACGATCAAGCCGGTGATGGTACCACTACCGCCACCGTATTGGCACAGGCCATCGTAAAAGAAGGTCTTAAAAACGTTGCTGCCGGAGCAAATCCAATGGATTTGAAACGCGGTATCGACAAAGCTGTTGAAGCTTTGGTGGCCGATTTGGAAAAACAGGCCAAAAAAGTGGGCAATGACTCTGATAAGATCAAACAAGTTGCCTCTATTTCCGCCAACAACGACGACGCTATCGGTGATTTGATCGCCAAAGCATTCGCCAAAGTTGGAAAAGAGGGCGTAATCACTGTGGAAGAAGCCAAAGGTACCGATACTTACGTTGACGTAGTGGAAGGTATGCAGTTCGACAGAGGATACCTTTCCCCTTACTTTGTGACCGACACGGATAAAATGATCGCCGATTTGGAGAATCCTTACATTCTTCTTTTCGACAAGAAAATTTCGAACCTTCAGGAAATCCTTCCTATCCTTGAGCCGGTAGCACAATCAGGAAGACCTCTTTTGATCATTGCCGAAGACGTAGAGGGCCAAGCCTTGGCTACATTGGTAGTGAATAAATTGAGAGGTGGGCTTAAGATTGCCGCTGTAAAAGCTCCAGGTTTCGGTGACAGAAGAAAAGCTATGTTGGAAGACATTGCTATCTTGACCGGTGGTACCGTAATCTCTGAAGAAAGAGGTTTCTCTTTGGAAAATGCTTCTTTGGATATGTTGGGTACTGCTGAGACCGTGACCATCGATAAGGACAACACAACTATCGTGAACGGTAGCGGAAATGCTTCCGACATCAAAGCGAGAGTGAACCAGATTAAAGCTCAAATCGAGACTACGACATCTGATTATGATAAAGAAAAACTTCAGGAACGTTTGGCCAAATTGGCCGGTGGTGTTGCCGTACTTTACGTAGGTGCAGCTTCTGAAGTAGAAATGAAAGAGAAAAAAGACCGTGTGGACGATGCCTTGCACGCAACCCGTGCCGCTGTTGAAGAAGGTATTGTTGCCGGTGGTGGCGTTGCCTTGGTAAGAGCGAAAAAAGTGCTTGAAAAATTGGCAACCGACTCTTTGGACGAAACAACAGGTGTACAGATCGTGGCCAAGGCCATCGAAGCTCCTTTGCGAACCATCGTGGAGAATGCAGGTGGCGAAGGTTCCGTAGTCATCGCCAAAGTACTTGAAGGTAAAAAAGACTTTGGTTATGATGCCAAGTCCGACCAATATGTGGATATGCTTAAAACAGGAATCATTGATCCTAAAAAAGTGACCCGTATTGCCTTGGAGAACGCAGCTTCTGTTTCAGGAATGATCTTGACCACAGAATGTGCATTGACCGACATTAAGGAAGATGCCCCATCAATGCCTCCAATGGGAGGTGGCGGCGGCATGCCAGGCATGATGTAA
- a CDS encoding heavy-metal-associated domain-containing protein, with protein MQHTYSIEGMTCGGCASSVEEQLAKVDGVQDVQVNLEKAEANITMSQHISLEKLKAALSEKYTIGTKEEHRVQANVPAEKSKFEQLKPLFLIFGYLFAAALLLNYRDWDYASAMLDFMGLFYIVFSFFKFLDLKGFPQSFSMYDPLAKAVPVYGKIYPFLELALGLLFLMRFQIPLALILTIVILGITTYGVTKSLLDKKSIRCACLGTALNLPMTEATFIENAIMLVMALLMLFLF; from the coding sequence ATGCAACATACATATTCCATAGAGGGAATGACTTGTGGCGGTTGTGCTTCTTCAGTGGAGGAGCAACTGGCCAAAGTGGATGGAGTGCAAGATGTGCAGGTAAACTTGGAAAAGGCGGAAGCAAACATAACCATGTCCCAGCACATCTCCTTGGAAAAATTAAAAGCAGCGCTTTCCGAAAAATATACCATCGGGACCAAGGAAGAGCATCGTGTGCAGGCAAACGTACCTGCTGAAAAATCAAAATTTGAACAGTTGAAACCTCTTTTTTTGATATTCGGGTATTTATTTGCCGCAGCTTTGCTGTTGAATTACCGTGACTGGGATTATGCCAGTGCAATGCTGGATTTTATGGGGCTTTTTTATATCGTGTTCAGCTTTTTTAAATTTTTGGATTTGAAAGGTTTTCCGCAAAGTTTTAGCATGTACGATCCATTGGCCAAAGCAGTTCCAGTTTATGGTAAGATCTATCCATTTTTGGAACTTGCCCTGGGCTTGCTTTTTTTGATGAGGTTCCAAATACCCTTGGCTTTGATTTTAACCATTGTTATTTTGGGTATTACCACGTATGGGGTCACCAAGTCCCTGCTGGATAAAAAGAGCATCCGTTGTGCCTGTTTGGGGACAGCTCTGAACCTGCCCATGACCGAGGCTACTTTTATCGAAAATGCCATTATGTTGGTGATGGCGCTGCTTATGCTTTTTCTGTTTTGA
- a CDS encoding heavy-metal-associated domain-containing protein — protein MMIKRIAILAVMFVSVVGMAQDKNKKMTFEVDGKCEMCKMRIEKAALGVTGVKYATWDIPTHQLSLVMDEGKTNSMEIKSAIAAVGHDTKELKATQEAYDAVHPCCKYREDNTDDSANHKKDNR, from the coding sequence ATGATGATAAAAAGAATAGCAATACTCGCAGTTATGTTCGTTTCCGTAGTGGGAATGGCACAGGACAAAAACAAAAAAATGACCTTTGAGGTGGATGGCAAATGCGAAATGTGCAAAATGCGCATCGAGAAAGCCGCTTTGGGTGTAACGGGCGTTAAATATGCGACTTGGGACATTCCTACCCATCAATTGTCCTTGGTTATGGATGAAGGGAAGACCAATTCAATGGAAATTAAATCGGCCATTGCAGCAGTAGGACATGATACCAAAGAGCTAAAAGCTACCCAAGAAGCCTACGATGCCGTGCATCCGTGTTGTAAATACAGAGAGGACAATACAGATGATAGCGCCAACCACAAAAAGGACAATCGCTAA
- a CDS encoding TonB-dependent receptor, whose protein sequence is MRNFLIILFCLPFLASAQDTVEGMVMESNPDNKHLGLPGANVYWEGSPIGTMTKEDGTFSIPYSKEYNKLIISFVGFKSDTLTIDEPKMVHHWLKPSNELDEVVVEQKKEAVQKTFFSAQNVVTVNSAELLKAACCNLSESFETNPAIDVNFNDALTGTKQIEMLGLTSPYLLITQENIPMVRGASQAFGLTFTPGTWVESIQITKGAGSVVNGYESISGQINTELQKPLTDAPIFVNGYANLNGRLELNTHLNTKLSDKWSTGLFVHGNRRDSEVDNNDDNFLDMPLSNQVNIMNRWQYQNPETGWVSFFNVRYLNDEKQVGETGFNPETDKFTTNAWGSEIDTERFDGSVKLGYVFPDLPFQSFGFQASYSHHAQDSYFGFNTYDIDHESVYSNLLFNSIIGNTKHKFKTGISFAYDGYDELVNGTIFTRSDRSAGAFFEYSYTNLEKLSLTAGARFDTHNRLGNFFTPRLHLRYTPWENGSFRGSFGLGRRAANIFAENQRMFASSRTIQLNGNGGNIYGFDAEKAVNYGVSFIQKFKLFDRPGDFSVDFYRTDFENQIVVDWENPREVVFSNLDGDSYANSLQVELNHRVLPNVEVRTAYKFYDVKTEYQTGLLQKPLQAKHRFFTNIGYNTEPKENGAQWRFDYTFNLLGEQRLPSTAANPAEYRLGDFADGYSLMNTQITKVFSNKFEVYVGGENLTNFRQYNAVLGADDPFGDYFDTTIVYAPIFGRMLYMGFRFKI, encoded by the coding sequence ATGCGAAATTTTTTAATCATATTATTTTGCCTTCCGTTTTTGGCGAGTGCCCAAGATACCGTTGAAGGTATGGTGATGGAATCCAACCCCGACAATAAACATTTGGGTCTTCCGGGAGCAAACGTTTATTGGGAAGGTTCCCCAATTGGCACCATGACCAAAGAAGACGGGACTTTTTCCATACCTTATTCCAAAGAATACAACAAGTTGATCATCAGCTTTGTTGGTTTTAAATCGGACACCTTGACCATTGATGAACCCAAGATGGTCCATCATTGGTTAAAGCCTTCCAACGAGTTGGATGAGGTCGTGGTGGAACAGAAAAAAGAAGCGGTTCAAAAAACCTTTTTTTCCGCTCAAAACGTGGTTACCGTAAATAGTGCCGAACTTTTGAAGGCGGCTTGCTGCAACCTTTCGGAAAGTTTTGAGACCAACCCGGCCATCGACGTTAATTTCAATGATGCTTTAACGGGGACCAAGCAAATCGAAATGCTCGGGCTTACCAGTCCCTATCTGTTGATCACACAAGAGAACATTCCTATGGTGCGTGGGGCATCGCAGGCCTTTGGGCTTACGTTTACCCCGGGCACTTGGGTGGAGAGCATTCAGATTACAAAAGGGGCCGGGAGTGTCGTTAATGGCTACGAAAGTATCTCGGGACAAATCAATACGGAGCTTCAAAAGCCGCTCACCGATGCGCCCATTTTTGTGAATGGTTACGCAAATCTCAACGGGAGGTTGGAGTTGAACACCCATTTAAATACTAAGCTGTCCGATAAATGGAGCACGGGTCTATTTGTTCACGGGAACCGCAGGGATTCCGAAGTGGACAACAACGACGACAATTTTTTGGATATGCCTTTGTCCAATCAGGTAAATATAATGAACCGTTGGCAATATCAAAACCCTGAAACCGGATGGGTCAGTTTTTTCAACGTACGCTATTTGAATGATGAAAAGCAAGTGGGAGAGACAGGCTTCAACCCGGAAACAGATAAATTTACCACCAATGCTTGGGGGAGTGAAATCGACACGGAACGGTTTGATGGTTCTGTGAAACTTGGCTATGTATTCCCCGATTTACCGTTCCAGAGTTTTGGTTTTCAGGCATCCTACAGTCATCATGCGCAAGATTCGTACTTTGGGTTCAACACCTATGATATTGATCACGAAAGCGTCTATTCCAACCTTTTGTTCAATTCGATCATAGGGAATACCAAACATAAGTTCAAGACAGGGATATCCTTTGCCTATGACGGTTACGATGAGTTGGTCAATGGAACCATCTTTACGAGGTCGGACAGGTCGGCAGGAGCATTTTTTGAATATAGTTACACCAATTTGGAGAAGTTGAGTCTTACCGCAGGTGCCCGTTTCGATACCCACAATCGTTTGGGTAATTTCTTCACTCCTCGATTGCACCTTCGCTATACCCCTTGGGAAAACGGAAGTTTCCGTGGCTCTTTTGGATTGGGTAGGAGAGCGGCCAATATTTTTGCTGAAAACCAACGGATGTTTGCTTCTTCCAGGACCATACAATTAAATGGCAACGGAGGAAACATTTATGGTTTCGATGCAGAAAAAGCGGTAAATTATGGGGTCAGTTTTATTCAAAAGTTTAAGTTGTTTGATAGACCTGGTGATTTCAGTGTTGATTTTTACCGCACCGATTTCGAAAATCAAATTGTGGTGGATTGGGAAAATCCTCGGGAAGTTGTGTTTTCCAATTTGGATGGGGATAGTTATGCCAACAGCTTGCAGGTGGAACTGAATCATAGGGTCCTGCCCAATGTGGAAGTACGCACCGCCTATAAATTTTACGATGTAAAAACGGAATATCAAACCGGATTGCTCCAAAAGCCTTTGCAGGCCAAGCATCGTTTTTTCACCAACATCGGGTACAATACGGAGCCCAAAGAAAATGGTGCCCAATGGCGATTCGATTATACCTTCAATCTATTGGGGGAACAGCGATTGCCGAGCACTGCTGCCAACCCTGCCGAATATCGATTGGGGGACTTTGCAGATGGCTATAGTTTGATGAACACCCAGATTACCAAAGTGTTCTCCAACAAGTTCGAAGTTTATGTTGGAGGGGAGAATTTGACTAATTTTAGACAATATAACGCCGTTTTGGGCGCGGATGACCCGTTTGGCGATTATTTTGATACGACCATTGTATACGCACCAATTTTCGGAAGAATGCTCTATATGGGCTTTAGATTTAAAATTTAA
- a CDS encoding HYC_CC_PP family protein, giving the protein MKRIFHQILSFLMALLVLASTVSWTVDKHFCMGRVMDISFFAHAEDCGMKAGLALMENEDLRKSCCEDESFTMQGQDELNLSWSDLDLEHQLFLVAFTKSYVELFVPLDELPVPHEQYPPPKLVKDIQILDQVFLI; this is encoded by the coding sequence ATGAAACGGATTTTTCATCAAATACTATCCTTTTTGATGGCCCTTTTGGTCCTGGCCTCCACAGTTTCGTGGACGGTTGACAAGCATTTTTGTATGGGTCGCGTAATGGATATCTCCTTTTTTGCCCATGCCGAAGATTGTGGTATGAAAGCAGGATTGGCATTGATGGAAAATGAAGATTTGAGGAAAAGTTGCTGTGAGGATGAATCCTTTACAATGCAAGGGCAGGATGAACTCAATCTTAGCTGGTCTGATTTGGATTTGGAGCATCAACTGTTTTTGGTGGCTTTTACCAAATCCTATGTTGAGCTTTTTGTTCCGTTGGATGAACTTCCTGTTCCGCACGAACAATATCCACCACCCAAATTGGTCAAGGACATTCAAATTCTGGACCAAGTCTTTTTAATTTGA
- a CDS encoding GAF domain-containing protein → MLKSLEPKILEIVENDRKSVDTRLGEICELLRSNVEYYDWVGFYFKNGDKEELKLGPYAGAPTDHTIIPFGKGICGQVAVSNQNFVVPDVAAQDNYIACSITVKAEIVVPLFINGENVGQIDIDSNTPDPFTEEDERFLEFINQKVAEIL, encoded by the coding sequence ATGTTAAAATCATTGGAACCCAAGATACTTGAAATCGTAGAAAACGACCGCAAATCAGTGGACACCCGTTTGGGCGAAATCTGCGAGCTTTTGCGAAGCAATGTCGAATATTACGATTGGGTCGGGTTTTATTTTAAAAATGGTGACAAGGAAGAGTTGAAATTGGGGCCCTACGCCGGTGCTCCCACCGACCATACCATTATCCCATTCGGCAAAGGTATTTGCGGTCAGGTTGCCGTAAGCAATCAGAATTTTGTGGTGCCCGATGTGGCCGCCCAGGACAATTACATTGCTTGCAGCATTACCGTAAAAGCAGAGATCGTGGTTCCTTTGTTCATCAATGGGGAAAATGTGGGTCAAATCGATATCGATTCCAATACGCCCGATCCATTTACCGAAGAGGATGAACGTTTTTTGGAATTCATCAACCAAAAAGTGGCGGAGATCCTGTAA
- the purH gene encoding bifunctional phosphoribosylaminoimidazolecarboxamide formyltransferase/IMP cyclohydrolase, which translates to MTAKKASAALISVFHKDGLEPIVKKLDELGVTLYSTGGTEKFIRDLGIDVVPVEDVTSYPSILGGRVKTLHPKVFGGILNRQDNDSDVSQMKEFDIPQLDIVIVDLYPFEKTVASGASEQDIIEKIDIGGISLIRAAAKNFKDVLCVSSMEDYEDFLNVISEGNGTTTMEDRKRFATKAFNISSHYDTAIFNYFNQNHEEAVLKISETKGQVLRYGENPHQRGFFFGDFDAMFSKLHGKELSYNNLLDVDAAVNLMGEFKNDDPTFAILKHNNACGLATRSTIHQAYVDALAGDPVSAFGGILISNVEIDKPTAEEIHKLFCEVVIAPSYSDEALEILKGKKNRIILIQNETALPDTLVRTCLNGVLVQDKDFKTDSKEDLNPVTDKKPTSAEIEDLIFASKLCKHTKSNTIVLAKNKQLCASGTGQTSRVDALNQAIHKAKSFEFDLEGAVMASDAFFPFPDCVEIADKAGIKSVIQPGGSIKDQLSIDYCNENGLAMVMTGTRHFKH; encoded by the coding sequence ATGACTGCTAAAAAAGCCTCTGCCGCGTTAATTTCCGTATTTCATAAAGATGGACTGGAACCCATCGTGAAAAAATTAGACGAACTAGGTGTAACCCTCTATTCCACAGGGGGAACCGAAAAATTTATCCGTGATTTGGGCATCGATGTCGTCCCCGTGGAAGATGTGACCAGCTACCCATCTATTTTGGGCGGCCGCGTAAAAACATTGCACCCCAAGGTTTTTGGAGGAATTTTGAACAGGCAGGACAATGATAGCGATGTGTCCCAAATGAAGGAATTCGATATTCCGCAGTTGGACATTGTGATCGTGGACCTATATCCATTTGAAAAAACCGTTGCCAGCGGCGCATCGGAACAAGATATTATCGAGAAAATCGATATCGGCGGCATTTCCCTGATCAGGGCTGCTGCCAAAAACTTCAAGGATGTGCTCTGTGTATCGTCCATGGAAGATTACGAGGACTTTTTGAACGTGATTTCGGAAGGAAACGGAACCACGACCATGGAAGACCGCAAACGTTTTGCCACAAAAGCCTTCAATATTTCATCACATTACGATACGGCCATCTTCAACTACTTCAATCAGAACCATGAAGAAGCTGTTTTAAAAATCAGCGAGACCAAAGGTCAGGTGTTGCGCTACGGGGAAAACCCACACCAAAGAGGATTCTTCTTCGGCGATTTTGATGCGATGTTCTCCAAATTGCACGGGAAAGAGCTATCATACAATAACCTTTTGGATGTGGATGCTGCCGTAAATTTGATGGGTGAATTTAAAAACGACGACCCAACCTTTGCCATATTAAAACACAATAATGCTTGTGGTTTGGCCACCCGAAGCACTATCCATCAAGCGTATGTGGATGCTTTGGCGGGTGACCCCGTTTCGGCATTTGGCGGTATTTTGATTTCCAATGTTGAAATCGACAAGCCTACGGCAGAAGAAATTCACAAACTGTTCTGCGAAGTGGTCATTGCTCCGAGCTATTCCGATGAAGCGTTGGAAATCCTGAAAGGCAAAAAGAACAGAATCATTTTGATCCAAAACGAAACCGCTTTGCCGGATACTTTGGTCAGAACTTGCTTGAACGGTGTTTTGGTTCAGGACAAAGATTTTAAAACTGACAGCAAAGAAGACCTCAACCCCGTAACGGACAAAAAGCCGACTTCAGCGGAAATTGAAGATTTGATTTTTGCCTCCAAATTGTGCAAGCACACCAAAAGCAATACCATTGTTTTGGCCAAGAACAAGCAATTGTGCGCCAGTGGAACTGGGCAAACCTCACGTGTGGATGCCTTGAACCAAGCAATTCATAAAGCAAAGTCTTTCGAATTTGACTTGGAAGGTGCCGTAATGGCCAGCGATGCCTTCTTCCCCTTCCCCGATTGCGTGGAGATTGCGGACAAAGCGGGCATTAAAAGTGTGATTCAGCCAGGAGGTTCCATCAAGGACCAATTGAGCATTGATTATTGCAATGAAAACGGATTGGCGATGGTGATGACAGGTACTCGACATTTTAAACATTAA